One Paraburkholderia aromaticivorans genomic region harbors:
- a CDS encoding CDP-6-deoxy-delta-3,4-glucoseen reductase, whose amino-acid sequence MAFNVTLRQSGRQFQVEQDEPVLSAALRQGIGLPYGCKNGACGSCKGAVVSGEIEQRPHSSSALSNDEKTRGMALFCCATACTDLEVDIREVAGVGDVQVKKLPCRVNAIERKADDVVVLKLQLPANERLQYLAGQYLEFILKDGKRRSYSMANAPHAEGPIELHIRHMPGGAFTDHVFNTIKERDILRFEAPLGTFFLREDSEKPIVLLASGTGFAPLKAIVEHAVFKNLNRPMTLYWGARRKKDLYLLELAEQWAREIPNFKFVPVLSEPDAGDAWTGRVGFVHRAVIEDLPDLSAYQVYACGAPVMVESAQRDFTQHHALPEDEFYADSFTSAADLANAV is encoded by the coding sequence ATGGCATTTAACGTCACGCTCCGGCAAAGCGGCCGGCAGTTTCAGGTAGAACAGGACGAACCGGTGCTGAGCGCCGCCTTGCGCCAGGGTATCGGCCTGCCGTACGGCTGCAAGAACGGCGCCTGCGGTTCGTGCAAGGGCGCCGTGGTCAGCGGCGAAATCGAGCAGCGGCCCCATTCGTCGTCGGCTTTGTCGAACGACGAAAAGACGCGCGGCATGGCGCTCTTCTGCTGCGCGACCGCCTGCACCGATCTCGAAGTGGACATCCGCGAAGTGGCGGGCGTCGGCGACGTGCAGGTCAAGAAGCTGCCCTGCCGCGTCAACGCGATCGAGCGCAAGGCCGACGACGTCGTCGTGCTGAAGCTGCAGTTGCCCGCCAACGAGCGTCTGCAATATCTCGCCGGTCAGTACCTCGAATTCATTCTGAAAGACGGCAAGCGCCGCAGCTATTCGATGGCGAACGCGCCGCACGCGGAAGGCCCGATCGAATTGCACATCCGTCACATGCCCGGCGGCGCGTTCACCGATCACGTGTTCAACACCATCAAGGAGCGCGACATCCTGCGCTTCGAAGCGCCGCTCGGCACGTTTTTCCTGCGTGAAGATTCCGAGAAGCCGATCGTGCTGCTCGCCTCGGGTACGGGCTTCGCGCCGCTGAAGGCGATCGTCGAGCACGCGGTGTTCAAGAACCTGAACCGGCCGATGACGCTCTACTGGGGCGCACGTCGCAAGAAAGATCTGTATCTGCTCGAACTGGCCGAACAATGGGCGCGCGAGATCCCGAACTTCAAGTTCGTGCCGGTGCTGTCGGAGCCGGACGCGGGCGACGCATGGACGGGGCGCGTCGGCTTCGTGCATCGCGCGGTGATCGAGGATCTGCCGGATCTGTCGGCGTACCAGGTATACGCGTGCGGCGCGCCGGTAATGGTCGAATCGGCGCAGCGCGATTTCACGCAGCATCACGCTCTGCCGGAAGACGAGTTCTACGCGGATTCGTTCACGAGCGCAGCGGATCTGGCGAACGCGGTTTGA
- a CDS encoding acetylornithine transaminase, which translates to MNFNEYPIESLMYITNRPEIVFTHGKGSWLYDNNGKRYLDFIQGWAVNSLGHCNDGMIEALNKQAKLLLNPSPAFYNQPMAQLAGLLTQHSCFDKVFFANSGAEANEGAIKLARKWGKKFKDGAFEIITFDHSFHGRTLATMSASGKPGWDTIYAPQVPGFPKADLNDIASVEKLINAKTVAVMLEPIQGEGGVIPATREFMQQLRDLTKKHNLLLIVDEVQSGCGRAGTLFAYELSGIEPDIMTLGKGIGGGVPLAALLAKAEIAIFEAGDQGGTYNGNPLMTAVGYSVISQLTAPGFLEGVRARGEYLRAKLLELSEERGFLGERGEGLLRALLLGKDIGNQIVEKARDMQPDGLLLNAARPNLLRFMPALNVTNEEIDQMMAMLRSILDTL; encoded by the coding sequence ATGAATTTCAATGAATATCCGATCGAGTCGCTGATGTACATCACGAACCGGCCCGAAATCGTTTTCACGCACGGCAAAGGCTCGTGGCTCTACGATAACAACGGCAAGCGATATCTGGACTTCATCCAGGGCTGGGCGGTCAACAGCCTCGGCCATTGCAACGACGGCATGATCGAAGCGCTGAACAAGCAGGCCAAGTTGCTGCTCAATCCGTCGCCGGCCTTCTACAACCAGCCGATGGCGCAACTCGCCGGCCTGCTCACGCAACACAGCTGCTTCGACAAGGTGTTCTTCGCGAACAGCGGCGCCGAAGCCAACGAAGGCGCGATCAAGCTCGCGCGCAAGTGGGGCAAGAAGTTCAAGGACGGCGCGTTCGAGATCATCACGTTCGATCACAGTTTCCACGGCCGTACGCTCGCCACCATGTCGGCCAGCGGCAAGCCGGGTTGGGACACGATCTACGCACCGCAAGTGCCGGGCTTCCCGAAGGCAGACCTGAACGACATCGCGTCGGTGGAAAAACTCATCAACGCGAAAACCGTTGCCGTGATGCTCGAACCGATTCAGGGCGAAGGCGGCGTGATTCCCGCCACGCGCGAATTCATGCAGCAGCTGCGCGATCTGACCAAAAAGCACAACCTGTTGTTGATCGTCGATGAAGTGCAAAGCGGCTGCGGCCGTGCCGGCACGCTGTTCGCGTACGAACTGTCGGGCATCGAGCCGGACATCATGACGCTCGGCAAGGGCATCGGCGGTGGCGTGCCGCTCGCGGCGCTGCTCGCGAAAGCGGAGATCGCCATATTCGAGGCGGGCGATCAGGGCGGCACCTACAACGGCAATCCGCTGATGACCGCGGTCGGCTACTCGGTGATCTCGCAACTCACCGCGCCGGGCTTCCTCGAAGGCGTGCGGGCGCGCGGCGAGTATCTGCGCGCGAAGCTGCTGGAGTTGTCGGAAGAACGCGGCTTCTTAGGTGAGCGCGGTGAAGGCCTGTTGCGGGCGCTGCTGCTCGGCAAGGACATCGGCAACCAGATCGTCGAAAAGGCGCGCGACATGCAGCCTGACGGCCTGCTGCTGAACGCGGCGCGTCCGAACCTGCTGCGCTTCATGCCGGCGCTGAACGTGACGAACGAAGAAATCGACCAGATGATGGCGATGCTGCGTTCGATTCTCGACACGCTGTAA
- a CDS encoding GNAT family acetyltransferase: MTTSATLSIRRFEASDTDAVVALWQEAFPEYRDVTRPQRNPHLSIANKLATQPELFFVAVFGERIAGTVMGGYDGHRGWLYSLAVDESLRRHGIGTRLVAHVENALTERGCPKLNLQVLSAKADVRAFYEALGYRADAVVSLGKRLGEFADAVPAV, translated from the coding sequence ATGACGACGAGCGCAACGCTATCGATCCGCCGCTTCGAAGCGAGCGACACCGATGCCGTGGTCGCACTGTGGCAGGAAGCCTTCCCCGAGTACCGGGACGTGACGAGGCCACAGCGCAACCCGCATCTGTCGATCGCCAACAAGCTGGCGACGCAACCGGAACTGTTCTTTGTCGCGGTGTTCGGCGAGCGGATCGCCGGCACGGTGATGGGCGGCTACGACGGTCACCGCGGCTGGCTGTATTCGCTCGCGGTGGATGAATCGCTGCGTCGTCATGGGATCGGCACGCGCCTCGTGGCGCACGTCGAAAACGCACTGACGGAGCGTGGCTGTCCGAAGCTGAATCTGCAGGTGTTGTCCGCGAAGGCCGACGTGCGCGCGTTTTATGAGGCGCTCGGTTATCGCGCCGATGCGGTGGTCAGTCTTGGCAAGCGTCTGGGTGAATTCGCGGACGCCGTGCCCGCTGTTTGA
- a CDS encoding ABC transporter ATP-binding protein — MATAMLKIKGLQVNYGGIQAVKGIDLEVAQGELVTLIGANGAGKTTTMKAITGLKPYTIGDIEYMGESIKGVPPHLLLKRGLAMVPEGRGIFARMSIVENMQMGAYLRTDTDGIKADVDRMFGFFPRLKERATQYAGTLSGGEQQMLAMARAIISKPKLLLLDEPSMGLSPIMVEKIFEVVRAISAEGMTVLLVEQNARLALQAANRGYVMDSGLVTMSGDAKQMLDDPKVRAAYLGE, encoded by the coding sequence ATGGCTACAGCAATGTTGAAAATCAAGGGCCTGCAGGTCAATTACGGCGGCATCCAGGCAGTCAAGGGCATCGACCTCGAAGTCGCGCAGGGCGAGCTGGTTACGCTGATCGGCGCGAACGGCGCGGGCAAGACCACCACGATGAAGGCGATCACGGGGTTGAAGCCGTACACGATCGGCGACATCGAGTATATGGGCGAGTCGATCAAGGGCGTGCCGCCGCATCTGCTGCTCAAGCGCGGTCTGGCGATGGTGCCGGAAGGCCGCGGCATCTTCGCGCGCATGTCGATCGTCGAGAACATGCAGATGGGTGCTTATTTGCGTACCGACACGGACGGCATCAAGGCGGACGTCGATCGCATGTTCGGTTTCTTCCCGCGCCTGAAGGAACGGGCCACGCAATACGCGGGCACGCTCTCGGGCGGCGAACAGCAGATGCTGGCCATGGCGCGCGCGATCATCAGCAAGCCGAAGCTGTTGTTGCTGGATGAGCCGTCGATGGGTCTGTCGCCGATCATGGTCGAGAAGATCTTCGAAGTGGTGCGGGCGATTTCCGCTGAAGGCATGACCGTGCTGCTGGTCGAGCAGAACGCCCGACTCGCTTTGCAGGCGGCGAATCGCGGCTACGTGATGGACTCGGGTCTGGTCACGATGTCGGGTGACGCGAAGCAGATGCTGGATGATCCGAAGGTGCGGGCGGCTTATCTGGGTGAATAA
- a CDS encoding ABC transporter ATP-binding protein produces MSDNIRLSVKGVNKRFGGLQALSDVGLEIKEGTIYGLIGPNGAGKTTFFNVITGLYTPDSGEFKLDGTPYTPTAVYQVAKAGIARTFQNIRLFGGMTALENVMVGRHVRTKHGLIGAVFQTPAERKEEREIKERAIELLEYVGIAQYADYTSRNLSYGHQRRLEIARALATDPKLLALDEPAAGMNATEKVELTKLLDKIRSDGKTILLIEHDVKLVMGLCNQMTVLDYGKVIAQGLPHDVQRDPKVIEAYLGAGVH; encoded by the coding sequence ATGAGCGATAACATTCGACTGTCCGTGAAGGGCGTGAACAAACGCTTCGGCGGTTTGCAGGCACTGTCCGACGTCGGGCTCGAGATCAAGGAAGGCACGATCTACGGTCTGATCGGCCCGAACGGCGCTGGCAAGACGACCTTCTTCAACGTGATCACGGGCCTGTACACGCCGGATTCGGGCGAGTTCAAACTCGACGGCACGCCGTACACGCCGACCGCCGTCTATCAGGTGGCGAAAGCCGGCATCGCGCGGACGTTCCAGAACATCCGTCTGTTCGGCGGCATGACCGCGCTGGAAAACGTGATGGTCGGGCGTCACGTGCGTACGAAGCACGGCCTGATCGGCGCGGTGTTCCAAACGCCGGCCGAGCGCAAGGAAGAGCGCGAGATCAAGGAACGCGCGATCGAACTGCTGGAGTACGTCGGCATTGCGCAGTACGCGGACTACACGTCGCGCAACCTGTCGTACGGCCACCAGCGCCGTCTGGAAATTGCCCGCGCGCTGGCGACCGATCCGAAACTGCTCGCGCTGGACGAACCGGCCGCCGGCATGAACGCGACGGAAAAGGTCGAGCTGACCAAACTGCTCGACAAGATCCGCAGCGACGGCAAGACGATCCTGCTGATCGAGCACGACGTGAAACTCGTGATGGGTCTGTGCAACCAGATGACGGTGCTCGACTACGGCAAGGTGATTGCGCAAGGTCTGCCGCACGACGTGCAGAGGGATCCGAAGGTGATCGAAGCTTATCTGGGTGCGGGGGTCCACTAA
- a CDS encoding ABC transporter permease subunit, with the protein MTSIQPIEPSTTLIPEKNLTKTLTVGIITAIFVIAAPMIIGTAGGNYWVRVLDFAMLYVMLALGLNVVVGFAGLLDLGYIAFYAVGAYTAALLSSPHLASQFEWIAHLAPNGLHVPFLIIVPCAMGVAAFFGVILGAPTLRLRGDYLAIVTLGFGEIVRIFLNNLDRPVNITNGPKGITGIDPVHVGDFSLAQTHSLFGFQFPSVYSYYYLFVLAALMVIWICTRLQHSRIGRAWAAIREDEIAAKAMGINTRNVKLLAFAMGASFGGLSGAMFSSFQGFVSPESFTLPESIVVLACVVLGGMGHIPGVILGAVLLAVLPEFLRSTMGPLQNMLFGHEIVDTEVIRQLVYALAMVLIMLYRSEGLWPSPKHEDRIAKLSKRSGKKPVRA; encoded by the coding sequence ATGACCTCAATTCAACCGATCGAGCCGTCCACGACGCTCATCCCTGAAAAGAACCTGACGAAGACGCTGACCGTCGGCATCATCACCGCGATCTTCGTGATCGCGGCGCCGATGATCATCGGCACGGCCGGCGGCAACTACTGGGTCCGCGTGCTCGACTTCGCGATGCTGTACGTGATGCTCGCGCTCGGCCTCAACGTGGTGGTTGGCTTTGCCGGCCTGCTGGATTTGGGCTACATCGCGTTCTACGCGGTCGGCGCCTACACGGCCGCGTTGCTCAGTTCGCCGCACTTGGCGTCGCAGTTCGAGTGGATCGCGCATCTCGCGCCGAATGGCCTGCACGTGCCGTTCCTGATCATCGTGCCGTGCGCGATGGGCGTCGCCGCGTTCTTCGGCGTGATTCTCGGTGCACCGACGCTGCGTCTGCGGGGCGACTACCTCGCCATCGTGACGTTGGGCTTCGGGGAAATCGTGCGGATCTTCCTGAACAACCTCGACCGTCCGGTGAACATCACCAACGGGCCGAAGGGGATCACGGGGATCGACCCGGTGCATGTCGGCGATTTCAGCCTCGCGCAAACGCACTCGCTGTTCGGCTTCCAGTTCCCGTCGGTGTACTCGTACTACTACCTGTTCGTGCTGGCCGCTCTGATGGTGATCTGGATATGTACGCGTTTGCAGCACTCGCGTATTGGCCGCGCATGGGCCGCGATCCGCGAAGACGAAATCGCCGCCAAAGCGATGGGTATCAACACCCGTAACGTGAAGCTGCTGGCGTTCGCGATGGGCGCGTCGTTCGGCGGCCTGTCGGGCGCGATGTTCAGCTCGTTCCAGGGCTTCGTGTCGCCGGAATCGTTCACGCTGCCGGAGTCGATCGTGGTGCTGGCGTGCGTGGTGCTGGGCGGCATGGGCCACATTCCGGGCGTGATTCTCGGCGCGGTGCTGCTCGCGGTGCTGCCGGAATTCCTGCGCTCGACGATGGGTCCGCTGCAGAACATGCTCTTCGGCCATGAAATCGTCGATACGGAAGTGATCCGTCAGCTGGTCTACGCACTCGCGATGGTGCTGATCATGCTGTACCGCTCGGAAGGCTTGTGGCCGTCGCCCAAGCACGAAGACAGGATCGCGAAACTGTCGAAGCGTAGCGGCAAGAAGCCGGTACGGGCCTAA
- a CDS encoding branched-chain amino acid ABC transporter permease — MDIFIQQVLNGLVLGSVYAIIALGYTMVYGILGIINFAHGDVLMVGAMVALSAIGVLQNHFPGLGNVPTLIIALIIAAIVCAAVGYTIERVAYRPLRKAPRLAPLITAIGVSILLQTLAMMIWSRNPLPFPQLLPTDPLNVIKATDTTPGAVISMTEIVIIVVAFLVMGGLLLLVHKTKLGRAMRAIAENPGNASLMGVNPNFVISATFMIGSALAALAGVMIASEYGNAHFYMGFIPGLKAFTAAVLGGIGNLGGAMVGGVILGLIEQLGAGYIGNLTGGVFGSNYQDVFAFIVLIIVLVFRPSGLLGERVADRA, encoded by the coding sequence ATGGATATTTTCATCCAGCAGGTCCTCAACGGGCTGGTGCTTGGCAGCGTTTACGCCATCATCGCACTGGGCTATACGATGGTTTACGGCATCTTGGGCATCATCAACTTCGCTCACGGCGATGTGTTGATGGTGGGCGCGATGGTTGCGCTCTCAGCCATAGGCGTGCTTCAGAACCACTTCCCCGGCCTCGGCAATGTGCCGACGCTCATCATCGCGCTGATCATTGCGGCCATTGTGTGCGCAGCCGTCGGCTACACGATCGAGCGCGTGGCCTACCGGCCGTTGCGCAAAGCGCCGCGTCTCGCGCCGCTGATCACCGCGATCGGCGTGTCGATCCTGCTGCAGACGCTGGCCATGATGATCTGGTCGCGCAACCCGCTGCCGTTCCCGCAGCTGTTGCCCACCGACCCGCTCAACGTGATCAAGGCCACCGACACGACGCCTGGCGCCGTGATCTCGATGACTGAAATCGTGATCATCGTGGTGGCGTTCCTCGTGATGGGTGGTCTGCTGCTGCTCGTGCACAAGACCAAGCTCGGTCGCGCGATGCGGGCGATTGCGGAAAACCCGGGCAATGCCTCGCTGATGGGCGTGAACCCGAACTTCGTGATCTCGGCCACCTTCATGATCGGCTCGGCGCTCGCCGCTCTGGCCGGCGTGATGATCGCGTCGGAATACGGCAACGCGCACTTCTATATGGGCTTCATCCCCGGCTTGAAAGCCTTTACCGCGGCGGTGCTGGGCGGGATCGGCAATCTCGGCGGCGCGATGGTGGGCGGCGTGATTCTTGGCCTGATCGAACAGTTGGGCGCCGGCTATATCGGCAACCTCACTGGCGGTGTGTTCGGCAGTAACTATCAGGACGTGTTCGCTTTCATCGTGCTGATCATCGTGCTGGTGTTCCGTCCGTCGGGCCTGCTTGGCGAACGTGTTGCGGATCGCGCCTGA
- a CDS encoding branched-chain amino acid ABC transporter substrate-binding protein — MRVKFAYAVSIAAAVAMLTACGKKQDGEAGAGASAATVAAAPASEATIVKIGHAAPLTGPIAHLGKDNENGARLAVDEINTQGLTIDGHKIQLELDAQDDAADPKTGTAVAEKFVDDHVVAVVGHLNSGVSIPASKIYSDAGIVQISPSSTNPGYTQQGFKTTYRVVATDAQQGPALANYATKVLNAKRIAIVDDSSVYGKGLADEFAKAVQASGAKIVARETTNDRATEFQAVLRKIKSVQPDVIMFGGMDATGGPFTKQAAALGIRAKILGGDGVCTDKVGELAGTAVQNLVCSEAGLALSKMDKGADFEKKYVDRFHTPVQIYAPFTYDAVYVIVDAMKRANSIEAPKVLAAMPSTDYNGVIGHIAFDDKGDLKEGAITLYDFKDGKKAVLDVVKM, encoded by the coding sequence ATGCGAGTCAAATTTGCTTACGCCGTGTCCATCGCGGCCGCGGTTGCGATGTTGACCGCGTGCGGCAAGAAACAGGATGGCGAGGCGGGAGCGGGTGCGTCGGCGGCTACGGTTGCGGCGGCACCGGCGAGCGAAGCGACTATTGTGAAGATCGGTCATGCGGCCCCATTGACCGGGCCTATTGCTCATCTCGGTAAAGACAATGAAAACGGCGCGCGTTTGGCGGTTGATGAAATCAACACCCAGGGTTTGACTATCGACGGCCACAAGATCCAATTGGAGCTCGACGCACAAGACGACGCCGCGGACCCGAAAACGGGCACGGCAGTCGCTGAAAAATTCGTCGACGATCATGTCGTCGCCGTGGTCGGTCACTTGAATTCGGGCGTCTCGATTCCGGCGTCCAAGATATATAGCGATGCCGGGATCGTGCAAATCTCCCCGTCGTCGACGAACCCGGGGTATACGCAGCAAGGTTTCAAGACGACTTATCGCGTGGTCGCGACCGATGCCCAGCAAGGGCCGGCGCTTGCCAACTACGCAACGAAAGTGCTTAACGCGAAACGCATCGCGATCGTTGATGACTCGAGCGTCTACGGCAAGGGATTGGCGGACGAGTTTGCGAAGGCAGTACAGGCGAGCGGGGCAAAGATCGTCGCGCGCGAAACCACGAATGACAGGGCTACGGAGTTTCAGGCCGTCCTTAGAAAGATCAAGAGTGTTCAGCCGGACGTGATCATGTTCGGCGGCATGGACGCGACGGGCGGGCCGTTCACCAAACAGGCGGCGGCGCTCGGTATCAGGGCAAAAATCCTTGGCGGCGACGGTGTGTGTACCGACAAGGTGGGTGAGCTGGCGGGAACCGCCGTGCAAAACCTGGTCTGTTCGGAGGCAGGACTTGCGCTTTCGAAAATGGACAAGGGAGCGGACTTCGAAAAGAAGTACGTGGACCGCTTCCACACACCGGTGCAGATTTACGCGCCGTTCACGTATGACGCTGTGTACGTGATTGTCGATGCAATGAAGCGCGCTAATTCGATCGAGGCGCCCAAGGTGCTGGCTGCGATGCCGTCGACCGATTACAACGGGGTAATCGGTCACATCGCGTTCGACGACAAGGGTGATTTGAAAGAGGGCGCCATTACGCTTTACGACTTCAAGGACGGCAAAAAAGCAGTTCTCGACGTCGTGAAGATGTGA
- the ispH gene encoding 4-hydroxy-3-methylbut-2-enyl diphosphate reductase: MSTTDTTLAETEILLAQPRGFCAGVDRAIEIVERAIKLHGSPIYVRHEIVHNAYVVEDLRKKGAIFIERLEEVPPGNTVIFSAHGVSKAVRSEAESRGLRVYDATCPLVTKVHIEVAKMRQDGFDIVMIGHKGHPEVEGTMGQAGEGMHLVEDIEDVQALQLADPERIAFVTQTTLSVDDAAEIIGALKAKYPSIREPKKQDICYATQNRQDAVKFMAPQCDVVIVVGSPNSSNSNRLRELAEKLGVPAYMVDSPDQIDPVWVEGKRRIGVTAGASAPEVLAQAVIARLRELGVRNVRALDGIEENIAFPLPRGLGLPA, translated from the coding sequence ATGAGCACCACGGATACGACTCTTGCTGAAACCGAGATCCTGCTGGCGCAGCCGCGCGGGTTCTGCGCCGGCGTCGACCGGGCGATCGAGATCGTCGAGCGGGCTATCAAGCTGCACGGCTCGCCGATCTACGTGCGCCACGAGATTGTCCATAACGCATACGTTGTCGAGGATCTGCGCAAGAAGGGCGCGATCTTCATCGAGCGGCTGGAAGAAGTGCCGCCCGGCAATACCGTCATTTTCAGCGCGCACGGTGTGTCGAAGGCCGTGCGCTCGGAAGCCGAGTCGCGCGGGCTGCGCGTGTACGACGCTACGTGTCCGCTCGTGACCAAGGTACATATCGAAGTCGCGAAGATGCGCCAGGATGGTTTCGACATCGTGATGATCGGCCACAAAGGCCATCCTGAAGTCGAAGGCACGATGGGGCAGGCGGGCGAGGGCATGCATCTGGTGGAAGACATCGAAGACGTGCAGGCCTTGCAACTGGCCGATCCCGAGCGGATCGCCTTCGTCACGCAAACCACGCTTTCGGTCGACGACGCCGCCGAGATCATCGGCGCGTTGAAGGCCAAATACCCGTCCATCCGCGAACCGAAGAAGCAGGACATCTGTTACGCCACGCAAAACCGCCAGGACGCCGTGAAGTTCATGGCGCCCCAGTGCGATGTCGTGATCGTAGTCGGCAGCCCGAATAGTTCGAACTCCAACCGGCTGCGCGAGCTGGCCGAAAAGCTCGGCGTGCCTGCCTATATGGTGGACTCGCCCGATCAGATCGATCCGGTCTGGGTCGAAGGCAAACGCCGCATCGGCGTGACGGCGGGTGCCTCGGCGCCGGAGGTGTTGGCGCAGGCGGTGATCGCCCGGTTGCGTGAGCTCGGCGTGCGAAACGTGCGAGCGCTGGACGGCATCGAGGAAAACATCGCGTTTCCGCTGCCGCGCGGGCTAGGTCTGCCGGCCTGA
- a CDS encoding FKBP-type peptidyl-prolyl cis-trans isomerase has translation MSIIDISEVKPGSHVTLHYRLSLADGAEVINTFNDKPATLLLGAGQLAPPLEDILLGLKVGHHSTFQLAPGQAFGPRNPELIQRVSLATLRENSMIGEDFSPGDLVEFNAPGGGRYAGVLKEVGETSALFDFNHPLAGQALAFEVKIIGIL, from the coding sequence ATGAGCATCATCGACATTTCCGAAGTGAAACCCGGTTCACATGTGACGCTTCACTACCGGCTTTCCCTTGCCGATGGCGCCGAAGTCATCAATACGTTTAACGACAAGCCGGCCACGCTGCTGCTCGGCGCCGGCCAATTGGCGCCGCCGCTGGAAGATATTCTGCTAGGTTTGAAGGTGGGCCACCATTCGACCTTTCAGCTAGCGCCGGGGCAGGCGTTCGGTCCCCGCAATCCGGAGTTGATCCAGCGCGTGTCGCTGGCCACGCTGCGGGAAAACAGCATGATCGGCGAGGATTTTTCGCCGGGCGACCTGGTCGAATTCAACGCGCCAGGTGGCGGCCGTTACGCCGGCGTCCTGAAAGAAGTCGGCGAAACGTCGGCCCTGTTCGATTTCAACCACCCGCTTGCCGGCCAGGCGCTGGCGTTTGAAGTGAAAATCATCGGGATTCTGTAA
- the radC gene encoding RadC family protein: protein MADDATLFDEAALEAATTEAQPPDATACSAPAPSPLLRGKWLKDDMPRERLLKQGPGALSDTEMIVLILGSGLPGHDVFSVARELLDRFGSLRAMLDATYTDFDGLRGIGPAKKAQLLAIMEMARRSLVDKLRSRSLLNSPEAVENYLRLRIGGRPLEVFVSLFLDARHRLIHCEESAQGTLTRMAVYPREIVRRALSLNAASLIVAHNHPSGAVQPSASDCRLTHTLRDALTLIDVQLVDHLVIGVDSVYSFARAGWP from the coding sequence ATGGCAGATGACGCCACCCTGTTTGACGAGGCAGCCCTCGAGGCGGCCACCACCGAGGCGCAGCCGCCTGATGCGACGGCTTGCAGCGCACCTGCGCCCTCGCCACTCCTGCGTGGCAAGTGGCTTAAAGACGATATGCCGCGCGAGCGGTTGCTGAAGCAAGGGCCCGGCGCGCTGTCAGATACCGAGATGATCGTGCTGATACTTGGGTCCGGCCTGCCCGGTCACGACGTCTTCAGCGTCGCGCGCGAGTTGCTCGACCGTTTCGGCTCGCTGCGTGCCATGCTCGACGCGACCTACACGGATTTCGACGGCCTGCGCGGCATCGGCCCTGCGAAAAAAGCGCAACTGCTCGCCATCATGGAAATGGCGCGACGTTCGCTGGTCGACAAGCTGCGTTCGCGCTCGCTGTTGAATTCGCCCGAAGCCGTGGAAAATTACCTGCGTTTGCGGATCGGCGGGCGTCCACTGGAGGTTTTCGTATCGCTCTTCCTTGACGCGCGGCATCGACTGATACACTGCGAAGAAAGCGCGCAGGGCACGCTCACGCGCATGGCCGTGTATCCGCGAGAAATCGTGCGGCGCGCACTGAGCCTGAATGCGGCCAGCCTGATCGTCGCGCATAATCACCCCTCCGGCGCCGTCCAGCCAAGCGCAAGCGACTGCCGTCTGACGCACACGCTGCGCGACGCCCTCACGCTGATCGACGTGCAACTGGTCGATCATCTGGTGATCGGCGTCGACAGCGTTTACTCCTTCGCCCGCGCCGGCTGGCCGTGA
- the rpmB gene encoding 50S ribosomal protein L28, translating into MARVCQVTGKAPMSGNNVSHANNKTKRRFLPNLQNRRIWVESENRWVRLRVSNAGLRLIDKNGIDAVLADLRARGEA; encoded by the coding sequence ATGGCACGCGTATGCCAAGTAACTGGGAAAGCGCCGATGAGCGGCAACAACGTTTCCCACGCGAACAACAAAACCAAGCGCCGGTTCCTGCCGAACCTGCAAAACCGCCGCATTTGGGTGGAAAGCGAAAACCGTTGGGTGCGTCTGCGCGTTTCGAACGCCGGCCTGCGCCTGATCGACAAGAACGGTATCGACGCTGTGCTCGCAGATCTGCGCGCACGCGGTGAAGCCTAA
- the rpmG gene encoding 50S ribosomal protein L33, producing MAKGARDKIKLESTAGTGHFYTTTKNKRNMPEKMLIKKFDPVVRKHVEYKETKIK from the coding sequence ATGGCGAAAGGCGCACGCGACAAGATCAAGCTGGAATCGACCGCAGGCACGGGTCACTTCTACACGACGACGAAGAACAAACGCAACATGCCGGAAAAGATGCTGATCAAGAAGTTTGATCCGGTCGTCCGTAAGCACGTTGAGTACAAGGAAACCAAGATTAAATAA